One genomic segment of Deltaproteobacteria bacterium includes these proteins:
- a CDS encoding 50S ribosome-binding GTPase: MEQKGSPAEMIHSSPVIPPEWKGLDLSGLKGTLLVIGAPNVGKSTFARYLYQQLAARQQRVAFLDGDPGQTTLSAPTTMTLALGRSGDHDFPPRGRMWQSFVGAVTPAGHMLQVVIGAARLVRAAQRAGVEIIVYDTTGLVNPFRGGVYLKLAKINLLRPTVVFAIQSARELECLLQPLRRSKRVELIELSISPGARTRDATTRQAHRAAQFSRYFTNSLPLTIHWPRLAVLPAPRFVANQLVALEDEEGLMLGLGIVLESDQNAKKVVLYTPVTSIDRVDTLHLGDVVLDPHTFQDARLPKRR; this comes from the coding sequence GTGGAACAGAAGGGATCTCCAGCTGAAATGATTCACAGTTCTCCGGTTATTCCGCCTGAATGGAAAGGGCTGGATCTGTCCGGCCTCAAGGGTACACTGCTGGTGATCGGCGCCCCGAACGTGGGAAAGAGCACCTTCGCCCGCTATCTCTATCAGCAGTTGGCTGCCCGGCAGCAGCGCGTGGCTTTTCTGGACGGCGATCCAGGTCAAACCACCCTCTCTGCCCCCACCACTATGACCCTGGCGCTGGGGCGTTCAGGAGACCATGATTTCCCGCCCCGTGGACGGATGTGGCAAAGCTTCGTTGGCGCTGTGACTCCTGCAGGACACATGCTTCAGGTGGTAATCGGGGCTGCCAGGCTGGTGCGGGCAGCGCAGCGGGCTGGCGTGGAAATAATTGTCTATGACACCACCGGTTTGGTAAACCCCTTCCGAGGCGGCGTTTACCTGAAACTGGCCAAAATTAACCTGTTACGCCCCACTGTGGTATTTGCCATTCAGTCAGCTAGAGAACTGGAGTGCTTGTTGCAGCCCCTGAGACGGAGCAAACGGGTAGAACTCATAGAGCTGTCCATCTCTCCAGGAGCGCGAACTCGGGATGCAACCACCCGTCAGGCCCACCGTGCCGCCCAATTCAGTCGATATTTCACCAATTCCCTGCCATTGACCATCCATTGGCCTCGGTTGGCCGTGTTGCCAGCGCCTCGCTTTGTTGCCAATCAGTTAGTTGCCCTGGAAGACGAAGAGGGGTTGATGCTCGGCTTGGGTATTGTCCTGGAAAGCGACCAGAATGCCAAAAAGGTAGTGTTGTACACCCCAGTAACCTCCATCGATCGGGTGGATACCCTGCACCTGGGCGATGTGGTGCTGGATCCTCATACATTCCAGGATGCACGTTTGCCGAAGAGAAGATGA
- the merF gene encoding mercury resistance system transport protein MerF has protein sequence MKEQPGTSKKGFFAALGGTLLVALCCFTPLLVFTLGALGLSTFTPYLDYVLLPSLALLIVLTFTSYKRWRRSSKSTKNFFISIPTS, from the coding sequence ATGAAAGAGCAACCGGGAACATCCAAGAAGGGTTTCTTTGCAGCGCTTGGCGGAACACTACTCGTCGCTCTTTGTTGCTTTACGCCTCTTCTGGTATTTACTTTAGGCGCCCTGGGCCTGAGCACTTTTACACCATACCTTGATTATGTGCTCTTGCCATCCCTGGCGCTGCTCATCGTGCTGACCTTTACCTCATACAAAAGGTGGAGGAGATCAAGCAAGTCAACGAAAAATTTCTTTATAAGCATTCCAACAAGTTGA
- the pdxT gene encoding pyridoxal 5'-phosphate synthase glutaminase subunit PdxT, which yields MHIGILALQGDFREHAQVLQRLGVQTSEVRLPGDLQGIDGLIIPGGESTTIGKLALSYGFIEPLQAFARARAVWGTCAGMVLLAKKIDRNQPTLGVMDIQVERNAFGRQVDSFQIDLTVPVLAHGDLKPFPAVFIRAPRLVAVKGQAELLATLPDGTGVAAREGKWLATSFHPELTGDSRFHDYFLSLVQS from the coding sequence ATGCACATAGGGATACTCGCACTTCAGGGTGATTTCAGAGAACATGCCCAGGTTTTGCAGAGACTGGGAGTACAAACCTCTGAGGTGCGTCTTCCCGGAGATCTCCAGGGAATCGACGGTCTCATCATTCCGGGAGGTGAGAGCACCACCATCGGCAAACTGGCGCTCTCCTATGGCTTCATCGAACCCCTGCAGGCCTTTGCCAGAGCAAGAGCAGTCTGGGGCACCTGTGCGGGAATGGTGCTCCTTGCCAAAAAAATCGACAGAAATCAACCTACTCTGGGCGTCATGGATATCCAGGTGGAGCGAAACGCCTTCGGCCGCCAGGTTGACAGTTTCCAGATCGACCTGACGGTGCCGGTACTGGCGCACGGCGACCTCAAGCCTTTCCCTGCCGTGTTCATCCGGGCGCCGAGACTGGTGGCAGTAAAAGGGCAGGCAGAGCTGCTGGCTACTCTGCCGGACGGCACCGGCGTGGCTGCCCGGGAAGGCAAGTGGCTGGCCACCTCATTCCATCCCGAACTCACTGGTGACAGCCGTTTTCATGACTATTTCCTGAGCCTGGTTCAAAGCTAG
- the pdxS gene encoding pyridoxal 5'-phosphate synthase lyase subunit PdxS: protein MTTEDSLKRTGGYGEVGGVTVKRGLAQMLKGGVIMDVVNAEQAVIAEEAGAVAVMALERVPADIRTSGGVARMSDPGKIQEIMAAVTIPVMAKCRIGHFVEAQILEALGVDYVDESEVLTPADEEHHIYKHDFKVPFVCGCRNLGEALRRIGEGAAMIRTKGEAGTGDIVEAVRHARAVLGEIRRLQSMPEDELMRYAKEIRAPYELVKETRELGRLPVVNFAAGGVATPADAALMMQLGMDGIFVGSGIFKSNEPELRAKAIVQATTHYQNPEILAEVSQNLGEPMVGVEVSSLPESAHISTRGW from the coding sequence ATGACCACTGAAGATTCGCTGAAGAGAACTGGTGGCTATGGTGAAGTTGGCGGGGTTACTGTAAAACGCGGCCTGGCGCAAATGCTGAAAGGCGGAGTAATCATGGACGTGGTCAACGCGGAGCAGGCCGTCATCGCTGAAGAGGCTGGGGCTGTGGCAGTGATGGCCCTGGAACGGGTGCCAGCAGACATTCGCACCAGTGGAGGCGTGGCCCGCATGTCTGACCCCGGGAAGATCCAGGAAATCATGGCTGCTGTTACAATACCGGTGATGGCCAAGTGTCGCATTGGCCACTTTGTCGAAGCACAAATCCTCGAAGCACTGGGTGTGGATTATGTGGACGAAAGTGAGGTTCTGACGCCTGCGGATGAAGAACACCACATTTACAAGCACGATTTCAAGGTGCCCTTCGTCTGTGGCTGCCGCAATCTGGGTGAAGCACTGCGCCGTATAGGTGAGGGAGCCGCCATGATCCGCACCAAAGGCGAGGCTGGCACGGGCGACATAGTGGAAGCAGTCCGTCATGCCAGAGCTGTTCTGGGCGAAATACGTCGGCTGCAGAGCATGCCCGAAGATGAACTCATGCGCTATGCCAAGGAAATCAGGGCTCCCTACGAGCTGGTCAAAGAGACCAGGGAACTGGGGCGGCTGCCAGTGGTCAACTTCGCAGCAGGCGGTGTGGCTACCCCTGCGGACGCCGCTCTCATGATGCAGCTCGGCATGGATGGAATCTTTGTTGGTTCCGGCATCTTCAAGAGCAATGAACCGGAGCTCAGGGCCAAAGCTATTGTTCAGGCTACCACTCATTATCAGAACCCGGAGATTCTCGCTGAAGTCAGTCAGAATCTGGGGGAACCCATGGTGGGTGTGGAGGTGAGTTCTCTGCCGGAAAGCGCCCACATTTCTACGCGCGGCTGGTAG